In Rhizobiales bacterium NRL2, a genomic segment contains:
- a CDS encoding ABC transporter ATP-binding protein yields MSDLSIDREVDRSQMKISDEVAIQIVDMNKWFGDFHVLRDINLTVYRGERIVICGPSGSGKSTLIRCINALEEHQKGSIEVDGTTLSSDIKNIDKIRSEVGMCFQHFNLFPHLSVVENCTLAPIWVRKTPKKEAEEEALKYLERVKIADQAYKYPGQLSGGQQQRVAIARSLCMNPRIMLFDEPTSALDPEMIKEVLDVMVDLAESGMTMICVTHEMGFARKVANRVIFMDQGQIVEQNEPEEFFTNPQSDRTKLFLSQILSH; encoded by the coding sequence ATGTCCGACCTGTCCATCGATCGCGAAGTCGACCGTTCGCAGATGAAGATCTCCGACGAGGTGGCCATCCAGATCGTCGACATGAACAAGTGGTTCGGCGACTTCCATGTGCTGCGCGACATCAACCTGACGGTCTACCGCGGCGAGCGCATCGTCATCTGCGGGCCGTCGGGATCGGGCAAGTCGACACTCATCCGCTGCATCAACGCCCTGGAGGAGCACCAGAAGGGCTCCATCGAGGTGGACGGCACGACGCTGTCCTCGGACATCAAGAACATCGACAAGATCCGCTCCGAAGTCGGCATGTGCTTCCAGCACTTCAATCTGTTCCCGCATCTGTCGGTGGTCGAGAACTGCACCCTGGCGCCGATCTGGGTCCGCAAGACGCCGAAGAAGGAGGCCGAGGAGGAGGCGCTGAAATACCTCGAGCGCGTCAAGATCGCCGACCAGGCCTACAAGTATCCCGGCCAGCTCTCCGGCGGCCAGCAGCAGCGCGTCGCCATCGCGCGGTCGCTGTGCATGAATCCGCGCATCATGCTGTTCGACGAGCCGACCTCGGCGCTCGACCCGGAGATGATCAAGGAAGTGCTCGACGTCATGGTCGATCTCGCCGAAAGCGGCATGACCATGATCTGCGTCACCCACGAGATGGGCTTCGCGCGCAAGGTCGCGAACAGGGTGATCTTCATGGACCAGGGCCAGATCGTCGAGCAGAACGAACCCGAGGAGTTCTTCACCAATCCGCAGAGCGACCGCACCAAGCTGTTCCTCAGCCAGATCCTGAGCCACTGA